A genomic segment from Oncorhynchus keta strain PuntledgeMale-10-30-2019 chromosome 7, Oket_V2, whole genome shotgun sequence encodes:
- the slc35a5 gene encoding probable UDP-sugar transporter protein SLC35A5, with the protein MACCRLCSRLCPRLCSRSSAYTLALGLGFVTLGTSRILLLKFSANTQNKYDFLPASVNLLAEGLKLLFCLGMSLRVMVRDGRSCRELGCSSGSAFLSFMKWSVPAFLYFLDNLIIFYVMTYLQPAMAVLFSNVVILTTAILFRVVLKRRLSWVQWASLVILFLSIVSLTTGSGGSQRAIAMPGLHPSPLSPPTNSCLLYTQLEEQRRNDSNSSTWSSVLPGQAEVWRGRLMGTLRSLGMGHILLVLQCFISSMANIYNEKILKEGDQLQESIFIQNSKLYMFGMLFNCLTLGLGGEARGLTVRCGLLYGHNVYSLGLVLVTAALGLSVAFILKFRDNMFHVLTGQITTVLVTALSLFLFDFHPSLDFFLQAPVVLLAIFVYNGSRPKDPEYALQREKLRVINGEVLQRSRGDGEELERLTKPNTDSESEEESV; encoded by the exons ATGGCGTGCTGCCGGCTGTGCTCCAGACTGTGTCCCAGGCTGTGCTCCCGCTCCTCCGCGTACACTCTGGCCCTGGGCTTGGGCTTCGTCACCCTGGGCACCTCTCGCATCCTGCTGCTCAAGTTCTCTGCCAACACAC AAAACAAGTATGATTTCCTCCCTGCGTCTGTCAACCTGCTGGCAGAGGGGCTCAAGCTGCTCTTCTGTCTTGGCATGTCTCTGAGAGTCATGGTCAGAG ACGGCCGTTCATGTCGAGAGCTGGGCTGCTCCTCGGGTTCTGCCTTCCTGAGTTTCATGAAGTGGTCCGTCCCCGCCTTCCTTTACTTTCTGGATAACCTCATCATCTTCTACGTCATGACCTACCTACAGCCT GCCATGGCAGTGTTGTTCTCCAATGTTGTTATCCTGACCACAGCTATCCTGTTCAGAGTTGTGCTGAA gAGACGCCTGTCCTGGGTGCAGTGGGCCTCCCTGGTCATCCTCTTCCTGTCCATTGTCTCCTTGACGACAGGATCGGGAGGCAGCCAACGGGCCATAGCGATGCCGGGCCTCCACCCCagccccctctccccacccaccAACAGCTGCCTGCTCTACACACAGCTAGAGGAGCAACGAAGGAACGACAG taaCTCCAGCACATGGAGCTCAGTGCTGCCGGGACAGGCTGAGGTGTGGCGGGGGAGGCTGATGGGGACTCTGCGCTCTCTGGGCATGGGTCACATCCTCCTGGTGCTCCAGTGTTTTATCTCCTCCATGGCCAACATCTACAACGAGAAGATCCTCAAGGAGGGAGACCAGCTCCAAGAGAGCATCTTCATCCAGAACAGCAAACT GTACATGTTTGGCATGCTGTTCAACTGTCTGACTCTGGGTCTAGGGGGCGAGGCGAGGGGTCTAACCGTCCGTTGTGGCCTCCTTTATGGTCACAACGTCTACTCACTGGGACTGGTGCTGGTCACTG CTGCCCTGGGCCTGTCGGTGGCGTTCATCCTGAAGTTCAGAGACAACATGTTCCATGTGCTGACAGGCCAGATCACTACAGTCCTGGTCACGGCcctgtccctcttcctctttgACTTCCACCCCTCGCTGGATTTCTTCCTGCAGGCGCCCGTGGTGCTGCTCGCCATCTTTGTCTACAACGGCAGCCGGCCCAAAGACCCTGAGTACGCCCTGCAGCGCGAGAAGCTGCGCGTCATTAACGGAGAGGTTCTGCAGAGGTCGCGAGGG GATGGGGAGGAGCTGGAGAGGCTGACCAAGCCAAACACAGACAGTGAATCAGAGGAGGAGTCTGTCTAG